ATAAATCCAACTATTCTGTATTCATTTTTGAATTGATGCCCGCGTTCACTGGCCGACCAGACGCATGCAGCTTACGACCGTCACGTCGATAATGGCTATACGGGTGTGAATGTGGTTATTCAACTATGCATAATCAACTGTTTCGATACGGAAGCCATAGAAGTGCGGGTTAGACCGAGAAGTATTTCTGCAATTTGCGAACGATGGTGGGCTGACTCACCCCTAGATGCATGGCCATCTGCGTCGTCGTCGAGTACTTTTGACGCGCATCTTGCAAGATGCGTTTCTCGTATGCGGCTAACATATCCGGCAAAGACATTTTATCCATCACTGCCGTAGACGTATCCCCGGCGCGCTGGATGGCGATGGGTAGATCGGACAATTCAATGAAGTGACCGGGTGCGAGAACGACTGCTCGCTCGACAACGTGCTCCAACTCCCGGATATTCCCGGGCCAATGGTAGCTCAGGAAACGCTGCATGACGTCCTTCCCCAACGCCCTATCCAATCCGTGACGCAAATACATTTGATGCAAAAAGTGCATCACGAGCTCCACAATATCACTGGGCCGCTCCCGCAGTGGTGGAATCAACATCTCAACGGTATTGATGCGGTAATACAAATCTTCGCGGAACTTCCCCTCCTGGACCATGCTCGACATATCTCGATTGGTCGCGCAAACGAGGCGAAAGTTTGAGTGCACAGGTTTTGTTCCACCCACCTTGCGAAATTGTTTGTCCTCTAATACTTTTAAGAACTTTACCTGAAGTGCAAGTGGCAACTCGCCAACCTCGTCCAAAAACAGCGTCCCGTCGTGCGCGAGCTCAATTAACCCAACCTTGCCGGACTTGGCCGCTCCAGTGAACGCACCCGGTTCATACCCAAATAACTCAGATTCAATGAGGTGTGCCGGGATGGCCCCACAATTCACTTCAATGAATGGTCCGGACTTTCTATCACTTTGCCGATGGACCAGCTTGGCAAACGCGCTTTTTCCGACGCCAGATTCTCCAAGCAAAAGAACGGGTACGTCGTGCCTCGCGATGCGTGAAATCGACTCCGTCAATTGTTTCATACAATCACTTGCGATGAGCAAATCACACATCTCCCTATCCCGACCCCGCAATTGCTCCAATTCACGCCGAACCCGCGACATTTCCTCTTGCATCTCTGATAGGTGTGCGCGTAGCTCGAGGAGTTCCGTAACATCGTGTGAGTAGGAGACAATCCTTCGAATCTCCCCCTCCTCGCCAAACACAGGAACGCCGGTTACGAGCATTTTCTTATCATCCATTGTGGTCTGAAGCAAAACCTGACGGGTCCTTGTTTCGATGACTTTGCGCGTCACAGAGGGTTGAAAAATCTGGCTCTTCTCTAGTTCGATCACGGATTTTCCTACCAGTTCTTCTGGGGGAATGCGATAGGAGTTGGCGAATGATTGCGAAACACTGAGCACGATGCCGTCCCCATCTGTAATCAAAATGTCATCCAATGACGAATTGAGAATTAGTTGTAAATCCTCATTCGCCTGCTCCCAGTGTTCCACCGACTTCGTCGCCATCGGCTTAGATGACAATTTGTTCACTTCCCGCATGGCAGGTCATTCCTCCAATCGAACCAAATTTGTCACGCAAAAGCGCCACTCCCTTGACACCACGGATAGGCGAATACGACTTCGTCCACGAATACGACTTCGCCCAGGTTGGACACCTGGGCGAAGAACGCGAACATCCGGCGTACACGCACCAAAAGCGCATGTCGTATTACGCAGGAAGGCATTTGATTCGAGAAACGACTGAATGATAAGAATCAACGGACAATTCTAGATACGAAAATTCTATTGACGCACTGTTCCGCTGTCAAGAGAAATCCATCACAAGCGCAGCACCCGCCATTGAAGCGAAATCTATCTGACGGTATGCCCGCGTTCCACGAACCATCCCACTTTCGAAGGCACTGGATGAATATTCATGTGTTTTGGCTCCATAAAGCCTATCAGTCCTTCCGGTCCTAATTCACGACCTATACCGCTTTGCTTGAACCCGCCCCAAGGTGCTTCAACATGCGGAGTGTGATAGCCATTCAGCCATACAGTTCCAGCTCGCAAAGACCTCGCGATGCGTTCGGCGCGAGCGAGATGGTTCGTGATGACACCAGCCGCCAAGCCATATTTCGTATCGTTCGCTAGCCGTATGGCATCGGCTTCCTCGGCGAATGGTTGAATGGTAATGACCGGACCAAACACTTCCTCTTGTACAATCTCCATATCCTGGCGAACGTCCACGAAAACAGTCGGCTCGAGGAACAGCGGACCTATGTCAGCCTTGACCTTCCCACCACACAACAGCGTCGCCCCTGCACATTGGGCGTTTCGAATAAATCTGTTGATGTTCTCAAGGTGCTCAACACTCACGACAGGGCCGAGCTCTGTGGTTGGATGGAATGGATCCCCCAATTTAAGGCCCGTCGCCCTCCGCCTGAACTTCTCGGTGAATTCCTTATATATCGCCTCGTGAACCAAGAGTCGAGAGGATGCGACACAAACCTGTCCTTGGTTGAAAAAGGCTCCGAACAACGCAATATCTACCGAAATGTCGATGTCCACGTCGTCAAACACAAGTAACGGGGACTTTCCACCCAACTCCAAAGAGATGCGTTTGAGCCCTTCGGCGCAAGCTGCGTAAATGTGTTTGCCCGTCTTGGCACCGCCTGTGAAGGAAATTTTGTCCACGTCCGGGTGCCTGACGATTTCTTCCCCCACCTGACCATCACCAAGCACAATGTTGAACACACCATTAGGAACGCCACTTGCGTGTGCCAAAGTGCCAAGCTTCAGCGCAGTCAATGGCGTTAACTCCGCCGGCTTAAAGACGACCGTGTTTCCTGCCGCCAAAGCCGGAGCGAGTTTCCAGACGCCCAGTAAAAGTGGGAAGTTCCAAGGGACAATCAACCCACACACCCCGACGGGCTCGTATACCACAACACTTTTCGATCCGTCCCACATATCTTTCTGCCACGGCTCTTTAGAGGCAATCAAGTCGGCATAGTAACGGAAACAGGATACGGAATCTGCCACATCCAATTCCGACTCCCGAAGGGGTTTGCCTGTGTTTTGTGTCTCCAAGTGCGCAAACTCGTCTGCAGCCGTTTCGAGTGCATCCGCCAGTTTGCGTAAAACTTGAACGCGAAGCGCCGTATCCGTCGCCCAATTCGTTTGATGAAACGCACGCTGCGCCGCCATGACGGCCTCGTCTACTTGTGTCGCATCGGCATCCCGAATCCGGGCAATCTCTTCACCCGTCGCGGGATTACGCAAGGGGCGGACCGAGGCCGCACCTTCAATCCACGCTCCATCAATCAGTAGTTGAAGATATTCAGCCAATGTGAATCTCCTTTAGCTGCTCCAGTTTTTTACTTGCCTCACGTTTTTGCAATGCCAACAATGTGATAAACTCGTAAATCACATTAGCTGCGGCCGCCGCGGTGATTTGCCCATGATCATAAGAGGGAAGCACCTCAACCAAATCGAAGCCGACAAATTGAATTCCGGTGAGTCCACGCACCAGTGTGAGTGCATCGTCAATGCTCACACCTGCCACTTCCGGTGTACCTGTGCCTGGCGCATAGCTCGGGTCTAAGAAATCGATATCAAAGGTAAGAAAAGCTGGACCCTGACCTACGCGTTCATGAATCAATTTCAGGGTTTCATCCACACCCATGCGCTTGAACTGGTTCGTCGAATAGACCGCAAAGCCCAATCGCCGCGCATCGTCCAAATCATCAGGCGAATAAAGCGCGCCGCGCATCCCTACCTGAATCGACCTTGAAACGTCGAGCAATCCCTCCTCAAGTGCCCGCCGGAATGGCGTACCATGGTTATACTTTTGTCCAAAATAACTGTCCCAGGTATCTGAGTGGGCATCAAAGTGAACCAGCGCAACCGGGCCGTGTTTCCGGGCAACCGCACGAAGTTCCCCTAATGTAATGGCGTGATCGCCTCCTAGACAAATCGGTACAATCCCCCGCTCCAACACAGGGCCCAGGGTCTCGACAATCTTGTCATAAGTGAGCTGAATATACCCAGGAATAACAGGTACATCGCCATAATCGACACCAGAAACATAGTCGAATACATTGATATCCTGTTCGACGTTGTACGGACGAAGAAGAATGGAGAAGTCGCGGATGGCTTCGGGCCCAAATCGCTGCCCTGTGCGAAACGATGCACCGGAATCAAACGGAATACCAGCAATCACAAAATCCATGTCATCATCGAGGTGTTCTACATATGGAAGCCGAGCGAACGTGCGAGGTCCGCAAAAACGTGGGGATTGAAACGAGTCCTTCGGTTGATAACGCATGCGATGTACCCCCTGCATTCAATGTCTGACGTACCTACCCATTTTCTAAGCAATTTTCATGCCATCATCGCCAGGGGTACTTCGCGGAGTGCACTCCCTTGTACATCGCAATTGAAATTACGAGCACGCATGCGCATATGCACACGTCCCGCAAGTAGAGGATTTAGAGAACGCTATGCACTTTTGAATAACGAGGTTCCAGAAGATGAACCCAATGGACTATGCAAAATTGAATAGTTATGCAATTGTGTATACATGATTCCGAGTGGGCCATTGCACGTTCGCTATCCTGGGTGCATCCCAGTGAGGACTCAGTCGTCCTCGACATACCTTCTAGGAACGCGGGGTGAAATAGAGCATAAAAGTTCATATGGAATCGTCTGCGCCAAATCTGCAAGTTCAGGAAGTGTCTGCTCGTCGTATATCGTGACGACTTCGCCAGCCTCAACGCCATCCACTTGACTAACATCTATCATCGTCTGATCCATACAAATCATCCCTACAATGGGGCACTTGACTCCCCGCACGACTGCATAACCCCGATTGGATAAAGAACGATGATACCCGTCTGCATATCCGACAGGCAACGTAGCCACTTTCATAGTTTGCTTGGTGATAAACGTCCTACCATAACTGACGGAAGTTCCAGGGGGAAGAACTTTACAATAGGCTATTCGGGTGTACATCGTTAGGGTCTGTCGTAAAGTTATCCGATCCCGGTTGACCTCTGATGAAGGATACACGCCGTACAAACTAATACCTAGTCGCACCATGTTTAAATAACTTTCCGGGAATTGAAGAATTGCTGCAGAATTTGCTGCATGAAGAATCAATGATTCAGCGGTGTTGAGATGCATTGTGTTTCGGAGTGCATAAAATAGTTCACTCGCCTGTTGCAATTGCTGCATCGTGTACGTTTTTTCTGCTGAATCCGCCTGTGCGAAATGCGTAAAAGCACCATCAATATAGATACTGGGATGAGCGGATATCGCTTCAACTTCCATCGCCAGTTCATCGGCGGTACGTACGCCCAGTCTTCCCATACCTGTGTCTAGTTTGAGATGAACATGTAAGTCAATCATTTGCCCACGTGGAAACTTTGCGACAAGTTCCTTCGCATGTTGTAATCCAACGACAGTCAACACAATCCTCTGCCGGGCGGCGACGATTGCGTACTCCCCGGATACATACCCCAGCACAAGTATGGGCAGTTCGATTCCAGCCCTTCGCAGCGCGATAGCCTCGTCTAATGTGGCGACGCCAAGGTAATTTGCCCCCGCCTCAATGGCAGCCTTTACGACTGGAGACGCACCATGTCCATATGCATTCGCCTTGACGACCGCCATAATCATAATATCAGGCCCCACACACGCACGTACGGCACGAACATTATGCCTGATGGCATCAAGGTTCACCTCTGCCCAGGTGTCGCGATAATGCTGTTCCTTCGTAAGATGGATCATGGTGCAATCCCCTTCCTCATCGCTTCGTCAAGAAATCATAGATGTGACGTCAGCAAATGGCATCGAAAGTGCCGTCGCAACAGAGGGATGCGTGATGTAACCCGCGACCGTGTTGACACCAGGACGAAGTGCAGCGTTGTCGTGCGCAGCTTTCATCCAACCATCCCTTGCAATCTGTAGCGCATATGGCAATGTTGCGTTCGTAAGTGCCAATGTGGATGACCGTGCCACAGCACCGGGTATATTCGCTACGGCATAGTGAATCACGCCATACTTCGTGTAAACAGGGTCTTCGTGGGTTGTGATTTTATCAATGGTCTCAACCGATCCCCCTTGGTCGATAGCGACATCAACAATCACAGCCCCCTCCTTCATCGCCTGCACCATTGCTGTCGTTACCAATTTCGGCGCTTTCGCACCCGGAATTAGAACAGAGCTAATCAACAGATCTGCAGTTTGAGCGGACGTAGCAATCTCGTCCTCGGTGGAGACAACTGTTTCTACTCGGCCATCGAATAAATCATCCAGGTACGCTAGGCGGTCGGCGCTCTTATCTAGAATCGTCACATGCGCCCCCATACCCACTGCAATTTTCGCTGCATTGGTACCAACGGTCCCGCCACCAATGATGACGACGTTCGCGGCACGCACGCCAGGGACGCCACCAAGCAGCACACCTGGTCCACCATAGTGATTCGTCAAAAACTGCGCTCCAATTTGCGGCGCCATGCGCCCAGCAATTTCACTCATTGGCGCCAACAGAGGCAAACTGCCATTTGCCGCTTGAACGGTCTCATAGCCAATCCCTACAGTTTCCTTCTCTACGAGTTGGCGCGCTAGCTCAGGTTCTGCAGCAAGGTGCAGGTAGGTAAACAAGATTAAATCCTTTCGAAAAAAGCGATACTCTGTCGGCTGTGGTTCCTTGACCTTCATCACCATATTCGATTCCATCCAGGCCGCTTCGTGCGAAACTAAAGTTGCACCAGCCTGTGCGTATTCCTCATCGCGAAATCCACAACCACTACCGGCACCCCGTTCAACCAACACGCGATGCCCCTGTTGCACGAGGAGTTTTGCGCCCCCAGGCGTCAGCGAAACACGGTTTTCATTGTTTTTAATTTCTTTCGGTACACCAATAATCATGGTAGTCCCTCCTAATTCTTCAGTCTCAACCCAATATCCGCAATGCATTGTAGTAGGCCACCTGCGTGATTTCCTGTTCAGAAAATCCACGTACAATCAACCTGTTTAAAAGCCCCGGGACATCTTCGACGCGCCACAATCCCTCAGTCCGTTCCGGAAACCCGTAGATATTCGGCAAGTAGTCCATGAAATCAAAGCCAAAAGCAACATGCTCGATGCCAATTAAATTTGCAATGTAGACGAGGTGATCGATAAATCTATCCATGTCCGCCTTGTCCTCATCAATAAACTTCGCGTACGAGTTCAACCCAACAATCCCATGTCTACGGCCGATTTCTCTCAAATGACAGTCTGAAAGATTACGTGGATGGTCGCAAAGCGCACGGGCGTTCGAATGCGAAGCTATAACGATACCCGGAGCGGCATCTAGTACCTCCTCTGTCGAAAGCTCGTCAAGATGGGACACATCAATCAGAATTTTGCTTTCCGCTAGACGTTCCACTACTTTTCGCCCAAACGTCGTTAATCCCATGCATCCGGCGGGATCGAAAAAAGTTCCGGGTCCACTCGCGATTGCATTCTGTTCGCCCCAGACCAAAATGGCGTGACGCAAACCTACTTGGCGTAAGATGCCCATCGATAATGCAAATTGTTCTTTCAGAGCCTCTTCTTCGTCCCTATACTGTGTCCCCTGGAGCCACCACTGTTCTACGAATGTCATCCCCTCGACACCAAGAACAACAGCAACCTTACCAGCCGCTACCACATTTTGAAGCGACTTTTGGTCTTTCACGAGTTCCACGCAATCGCAACATTCATGAAAATCGGCCAGCAGCGCTCCAAGAAGTTCAATCAGTCGATGTGCGCTCCGTTGCCGATGCTCAGGTTCTACCCAGAGTACAAACACGACAGCTTTCACACCGCTCGCCCGCAAACGCGGATAATGGTGGGTTCGGAAAACGTTATGCTCACCCTGGGCCCTTCTACGTGCAATATCCGTGGGAATATCCGAGTGCAAATCGAAAACAGGCGTCATTTGATCACGCACACACCGCCCACCTTTCTATTGGCTCATTATAGAAGTGCACAACACATATATCAATATACTTAAATTATTGCAAATGAATTTTATTATAAAGAAATTCAAACAGGTTGTCCGTTGACACGGATCACCTGATAAATATAATGAATCATATATTCAGAAATTATAGTATATTGAATCGAACAGACCTGAATCGTTTACTTACATCGTCATGAAACAGATGAAGGAGGGAATTTCGTGCATACCGAAAAACACACTCAAGGAGAGTTCAAGCAAGTATTAAGTATGAAACAAGTCGTTGCCATTGCTATCGCAGCCATTTCCCCAACAACCTCGGTTTTCCTGGTATATGGAGAAGGGCTGTCATCAGCGGGGACTGGCGTCTTTTGGGCATTTGTCATCGGCGCCTGTATTGCCATCTCGATGGCGTTCTGCTACGCGGAATTGGGTTCGGTTTTCCCAGGGGCCGGCGGTGCATATACAATTGTGCGCCGCGCATTAGGTAAACCATTTGGCTTTATTGCAGCACTCCTATTTCTCGTACTTGGTGTCGTAGTGACTGCAAGTATTCTCGTATCCTCGGCGACATATTTGAACTCACTTGTTCCACAAATCCCAGTCAACTGGGCCGCAGTTGTCATGATGGGCATTGTCACCTGGTTTTCCCTCGAACGCATTGGTGCGGCCAGTTGGGTCGCAATGGCGATGCTCATCATCGAACTGGCCGTCATTTTTGCATTCATTGTGATTACATTCGTCGGAGCACGCCACTCCGTATCGTTTATCTTTCATCCAACCACAGTGAATGCGCAGGGCCACCTGATCAACACAGGCATGGCCGGATTACTTGCAGCTGTAGTTCCCGCGCTCTTCGCATTCAATGGCTACGACTGGCCGCTTTACTTTGCTGAGGAAACGCATGAGCCGAAGCGCGTGCTACCACGTGCAGTCATGGTCGCCGTGATTGCCTCTGTCGTCACCGAATTGTTAGGTGTCATCTCATCTACGCTCGCCATGCCCAGCCTCTCCGAGGCCATGAAATCAAGTGCCCCGTTAACCTATATTGCACAATCCAGTGCTGGTCATATTGGTGCTACCATCTTAATTATCGGTGTTGTCATTGCGATGTTTGACACCGGCCTAAGCGGCAATCTTGCTTATGCCCGGATTTATTTAGACACAGCTAGGCAAGACAATTGGCCGGGGCCTATCAACCGCTTTTTTGGAAGTATGAATCGCCACAATGTCCCAAAGTGGGGATTCGTTTTTCTTGGCATCGGCAACGCAATTTTGTGTTACTTCACTTCATTGAACAACTTGATTACGTTCACTGGTGTGATTATCGTCGTCATCTACTTACTCATTGCCACTTCGGCGTTGATTCATCGATATAAAAACCGCTCGGCCGACCGTCCGTTCCGCATGCCACTCTGGCCGATTCCACCTGTTATCGCCATCATCGGTGTGATTCTCGCACTCACACAACAAGGGCTCGGTGACTTACTCAAAACAGCTATCATCATCGCCATCGCCGTCATTTACTGGTTCGCGTATCTGCGGTTGAAGAAAGATGGCGTAGCCTCCACCACTGACAAAACAGCCACGGTGATTCGTCACTAATCTGTTCATTATCCTGAAAACCCATATCCTCCTCCAGAAAAATGAGTACTTCTGCAAGGACCGTTGTACTCATTTTTCTCTCCCCCCAACCTGTTAAATATTTGCTATACTTTTATCACACACTATTTTGCTGTCTACATTGAAGGGAATCGAGCACTCCATGGAGTTTGACTACATAAAACTGCGAGACGTCCGACAGAAAAAAGGACTCACTATCAAGGATTTAGCAGAAGCATGCGGCGTTAGTCAAAGCCTCATCAGTCAGGTTGAACGTGGAAAGGTCACGCCAACACTCACGGTTTTTTGGAGAATATGTCAAAAGCTCGACATCCCTATGCATTATTTTTTCGAGAACCAGAAAGATGAAAGCATGGTTGTGCGCAAAGAACAGCGAAAAATCATCCAAATTTCCAATTCCAACGTTCGGTATCAGCTGTTGAGCCCAAACCTACAAGGTCAGATAGAATTCCTAATCGTTGAGATTGAGCCCGGTACGATTCATGATCCGGAGGGAATGGTCAGCCACGCAGGCGAAGAATGTGGGTTAGTTCTTGAAGGTGAACTTGACATACGACTTGGAAATCAGGAAATTCATCTCAATGAAGGGGACAGCATCTGTTTCCCGTCCTCAACCCCTCATCGCTTTCGTAACCCTGGACAAAAAACCTGCAGATCTGTGTGGGCGATGACGCCACCCAGTTTTTAAACCTAGGGATGGAAAGAGCCGACATCAAATGGATCTCGCCCATTTTGACATCGACTCCTGAGTACATATGATGTTACGAATCACAAACCCGCTTCGGCTTCTCCCGCGAACCCATTCGGGTTCTTTAATTGCCAGTTCCAAGCATCGGCACACATCTGCACGAGATTATACTTCGCCCGCCAGCCTAACTCGCGCTGCGCCTTGGATACATCCGCATAACTCACCGGTGCATCACCCGGCCGACGCGGGCCAATGCGCCGCGGAATCTTGACACCAGACGCCTCTTCGAAGGCGTGAACCACTTCAAGCACACTGCTTCCAACACCCGTACCGAGATTGTAAATTTCGAAGCCGGGCTTGTCCACGAGACTTTCCAGGGCTTTGACATGGCCTTCGGCGAGATCCATCACGTGGATGTAATCGCGAATGCACGTTCCATCTGGCGTCGGGTAATCGTCGCCGTGAATCGTCAACTCCGGCAATCGGCCAATCGCCACCTGCGTGACATACGGGAGCAAGTTGCTCGGAACCCCGTTCGGGTCTTCGCCAATCAGCCCACTTTCATGCGCCCCGACTGGATTGAAATAGCGCAGTGCCGCCACACGCCAGGCGCTGTCCGCCTCGCAGAGATCTCGTAATACCTGCTCCAGCATCACTTTGGTCTGCCCGTATGGATTGATGGCCGCAACGGGCATGTCCTCCGTAAATGGAACATCATCACTCGTTCCGTACACAGTCGCCGACGAACTGAATACCATTTTGGTGACGCCAAATTTCTGCATCACCTCACACAAAATGACCGTCCCCGTAAAATTGTTGTGATAATATTTCAGCGGCTGTGAAACGGACTCCCCGACAGCCTTATACCCCGCAAAGTGGATGACGGCATCCAGCTTTTCCCGGGCAAATACGTCCTCGACCTCGAATTGATTCAACAAATCGACATTGTATATTGCAAAGTCCTTGCCACAAATCTCTGCAACGCGGCGAAGAGACTCCGGTTTACTATTCGCAAAGCTGTCCAACACGACGATATCGTGTCCAGCGTCCAACAACGCAACACAGGTATGACTGCCAATATACCCAGCTCCACCCGTGATCAAAACTTTCATCGACGTCGCCTCGTTTCCTTCATGCGCAATTTGATACGCTATACACTTTATAACATAGGAGACGCACGCGTGGGGAATTTTGGGCCATGGATTCACTAAGCAAAGGTCGTGATCGTTGGAAACAGTCGCGCAAAAGTGGGGCTTCTGTCCGTTGCAGCACAGTTGTCTTCGCTGGAACAGCGCACGTATTGTGCCTGATGCGCACCTGAGCTGATCATCGCTTCGTCGATATGGTACGTGACAAAAAGAATCGTATTGTTGAAAATCTACGCAGATGGCCAACAGCTAGTTCTGCTATAATGGAAAAAATACGTACTCAGTTTCGTTCTCCCAGTGCAACAAACGCTTACATTCACGCCATCGCGGATTTCATGTATTTGGAACGGAGGAGCTGTCATTTGAAGTTGCGTTGCGCCGTATTAGACGACTACCAACAAGTCGCAGCAACCATAACCGATTGGACACCTGTCACGGACAAAGTGGATGTCACCACGTTCCACCATCACATCGACGGCGAAGACGCACTAGTCGACGCCATTCAAGACTTTGATATTGTGGTGGCGATGCGCGAACGCACACCGTTCTCCGCATCTATCTTCAACCGCCTGCCAAAACTCCAGTTACTCGTAACCACTGGAATGCGCAATGCGGCCATCGACATAGCTGCCGCGAACGCCCACAACGTGACGGTATGTGGAACAGAGGGTAGTTCCTTTGCGACAGGAGAGCTGACCTGGGCCCTTATCCTGGGACTTGCCAGACATATCGTGGAAGAAAATCAGACACTGCGAAGTGGCGGACGCTGGCAGAGTACAGTGGGCACAGATCTCTACGGCCGCACGCTCGGTGTCTTAGGTCTTGGCCGCATCGGAAGCCAGGTAGCGCGCATCGGGCTGGCCTTTGGGATGCGTGTCGTCGCGTGGAGTCAAAACTTGACCGCCGCGCGAGCAGAAGAAGTAGGTGTCGAACTTGCGCCGTCGAAAGAGGCGTTGCTGGAATCTAGCGATTTTGTCTCTATCCA
Above is a genomic segment from Alicyclobacillus acidoterrestris containing:
- a CDS encoding aldehyde dehydrogenase family protein, which codes for MAEYLQLLIDGAWIEGAASVRPLRNPATGEEIARIRDADATQVDEAVMAAQRAFHQTNWATDTALRVQVLRKLADALETAADEFAHLETQNTGKPLRESELDVADSVSCFRYYADLIASKEPWQKDMWDGSKSVVVYEPVGVCGLIVPWNFPLLLGVWKLAPALAAGNTVVFKPAELTPLTALKLGTLAHASGVPNGVFNIVLGDGQVGEEIVRHPDVDKISFTGGAKTGKHIYAACAEGLKRISLELGGKSPLLVFDDVDIDISVDIALFGAFFNQGQVCVASSRLLVHEAIYKEFTEKFRRRATGLKLGDPFHPTTELGPVVSVEHLENINRFIRNAQCAGATLLCGGKVKADIGPLFLEPTVFVDVRQDMEIVQEEVFGPVITIQPFAEEADAIRLANDTKYGLAAGVITNHLARAERIARSLRAGTVWLNGYHTPHVEAPWGGFKQSGIGRELGPEGLIGFMEPKHMNIHPVPSKVGWFVERGHTVR
- a CDS encoding APC family permease, translating into MHTEKHTQGEFKQVLSMKQVVAIAIAAISPTTSVFLVYGEGLSSAGTGVFWAFVIGACIAISMAFCYAELGSVFPGAGGAYTIVRRALGKPFGFIAALLFLVLGVVVTASILVSSATYLNSLVPQIPVNWAAVVMMGIVTWFSLERIGAASWVAMAMLIIELAVIFAFIVITFVGARHSVSFIFHPTTVNAQGHLINTGMAGLLAAVVPALFAFNGYDWPLYFAEETHEPKRVLPRAVMVAVIASVVTELLGVISSTLAMPSLSEAMKSSAPLTYIAQSSAGHIGATILIIGVVIAMFDTGLSGNLAYARIYLDTARQDNWPGPINRFFGSMNRHNVPKWGFVFLGIGNAILCYFTSLNNLITFTGVIIVVIYLLIATSALIHRYKNRSADRPFRMPLWPIPPVIAIIGVILALTQQGLGDLLKTAIIIAIAVIYWFAYLRLKKDGVASTTDKTATVIRH
- the ald gene encoding alanine dehydrogenase translates to MIIGVPKEIKNNENRVSLTPGGAKLLVQQGHRVLVERGAGSGCGFRDEEYAQAGATLVSHEAAWMESNMVMKVKEPQPTEYRFFRKDLILFTYLHLAAEPELARQLVEKETVGIGYETVQAANGSLPLLAPMSEIAGRMAPQIGAQFLTNHYGGPGVLLGGVPGVRAANVVIIGGGTVGTNAAKIAVGMGAHVTILDKSADRLAYLDDLFDGRVETVVSTEDEIATSAQTADLLISSVLIPGAKAPKLVTTAMVQAMKEGAVIVDVAIDQGGSVETIDKITTHEDPVYTKYGVIHYAVANIPGAVARSSTLALTNATLPYALQIARDGWMKAAHDNAALRPGVNTVAGYITHPSVATALSMPFADVTSMIS
- a CDS encoding helix-turn-helix domain-containing protein — its product is MEFDYIKLRDVRQKKGLTIKDLAEACGVSQSLISQVERGKVTPTLTVFWRICQKLDIPMHYFFENQKDESMVVRKEQRKIIQISNSNVRYQLLSPNLQGQIEFLIVEIEPGTIHDPEGMVSHAGEECGLVLEGELDIRLGNQEIHLNEGDSICFPSSTPHRFRNPGQKTCRSVWAMTPPSF
- the alr gene encoding alanine racemase; amino-acid sequence: MIHLTKEQHYRDTWAEVNLDAIRHNVRAVRACVGPDIMIMAVVKANAYGHGASPVVKAAIEAGANYLGVATLDEAIALRRAGIELPILVLGYVSGEYAIVAARQRIVLTVVGLQHAKELVAKFPRGQMIDLHVHLKLDTGMGRLGVRTADELAMEVEAISAHPSIYIDGAFTHFAQADSAEKTYTMQQLQQASELFYALRNTMHLNTAESLILHAANSAAILQFPESYLNMVRLGISLYGVYPSSEVNRDRITLRQTLTMYTRIAYCKVLPPGTSVSYGRTFITKQTMKVATLPVGYADGYHRSLSNRGYAVVRGVKCPIVGMICMDQTMIDVSQVDGVEAGEVVTIYDEQTLPELADLAQTIPYELLCSISPRVPRRYVEDD
- a CDS encoding sigma-54 interaction domain-containing protein, whose amino-acid sequence is MREVNKLSSKPMATKSVEHWEQANEDLQLILNSSLDDILITDGDGIVLSVSQSFANSYRIPPEELVGKSVIELEKSQIFQPSVTRKVIETRTRQVLLQTTMDDKKMLVTGVPVFGEEGEIRRIVSYSHDVTELLELRAHLSEMQEEMSRVRRELEQLRGRDREMCDLLIASDCMKQLTESISRIARHDVPVLLLGESGVGKSAFAKLVHRQSDRKSGPFIEVNCGAIPAHLIESELFGYEPGAFTGAAKSGKVGLIELAHDGTLFLDEVGELPLALQVKFLKVLEDKQFRKVGGTKPVHSNFRLVCATNRDMSSMVQEGKFREDLYYRINTVEMLIPPLRERPSDIVELVMHFLHQMYLRHGLDRALGKDVMQRFLSYHWPGNIRELEHVVERAVVLAPGHFIELSDLPIAIQRAGDTSTAVMDKMSLPDMLAAYEKRILQDARQKYSTTTQMAMHLGVSQPTIVRKLQKYFSV
- the speB gene encoding agmatinase, with product MRYQPKDSFQSPRFCGPRTFARLPYVEHLDDDMDFVIAGIPFDSGASFRTGQRFGPEAIRDFSILLRPYNVEQDINVFDYVSGVDYGDVPVIPGYIQLTYDKIVETLGPVLERGIVPICLGGDHAITLGELRAVARKHGPVALVHFDAHSDTWDSYFGQKYNHGTPFRRALEEGLLDVSRSIQVGMRGALYSPDDLDDARRLGFAVYSTNQFKRMGVDETLKLIHERVGQGPAFLTFDIDFLDPSYAPGTGTPEVAGVSIDDALTLVRGLTGIQFVGFDLVEVLPSYDHGQITAAAAANVIYEFITLLALQKREASKKLEQLKEIHIG
- a CDS encoding dipeptidase; its protein translation is MRDQMTPVFDLHSDIPTDIARRRAQGEHNVFRTHHYPRLRASGVKAVVFVLWVEPEHRQRSAHRLIELLGALLADFHECCDCVELVKDQKSLQNVVAAGKVAVVLGVEGMTFVEQWWLQGTQYRDEEEALKEQFALSMGILRQVGLRHAILVWGEQNAIASGPGTFFDPAGCMGLTTFGRKVVERLAESKILIDVSHLDELSTEEVLDAAPGIVIASHSNARALCDHPRNLSDCHLREIGRRHGIVGLNSYAKFIDEDKADMDRFIDHLVYIANLIGIEHVAFGFDFMDYLPNIYGFPERTEGLWRVEDVPGLLNRLIVRGFSEQEITQVAYYNALRILG